One Corynebacterium appendicis CIP 107643 DNA window includes the following coding sequences:
- a CDS encoding anthranilate synthase component II, producing the protein MSARIILLDNRDSFVYNLVDALSTLPDVEFTVFRNTVAVDRVLAADPDIIILSPGPGYPADAGSMMELIERVQGRIPLLGICLGYQALIEYFGGRVAPCGPVHGISEAMHLTEEGIAHPLFGGLTTDSGPQHRDNPGRLVPVARYHSLGTVDVPQGLVALARVPAELGDVVMAAETTDGMSIGLQFHPESILTPQGPLILQRCVDQLLTRSTKGDLNG; encoded by the coding sequence ATGAGCGCCCGCATCATTCTGCTGGATAACCGCGATTCATTCGTCTACAACCTCGTCGATGCCCTGTCGACGCTGCCCGACGTCGAATTCACCGTCTTCCGCAACACCGTCGCGGTCGACCGCGTGCTTGCAGCCGACCCCGACATCATCATTCTCTCGCCCGGACCCGGCTATCCCGCCGATGCCGGCTCCATGATGGAGCTCATCGAGCGCGTCCAAGGCCGCATTCCTCTGCTCGGAATCTGCCTCGGGTACCAGGCGCTCATCGAGTATTTCGGCGGCCGCGTCGCACCGTGCGGGCCAGTCCACGGCATCAGCGAAGCTATGCACCTCACCGAGGAGGGCATCGCGCATCCGCTTTTCGGCGGCCTCACCACCGACTCCGGCCCCCAGCACCGCGACAATCCCGGCCGTCTCGTCCCGGTGGCCCGTTACCATTCTCTCGGAACTGTTGATGTGCCCCAGGGACTTGTTGCTCTGGCCCGGGTTCCCGCCGAGCTGGGCGATGTTGTCATGGCCGCCGAGACCACCGATGGAATGTCTATCGGCCTCCAATTCCACCCCGAGTCCATCCTGACCCCTCAAGGACCACTGATTTTACAGCGATGCGTCGACCAATTATTGACGCGCTCCACGAAAGGTGACCTCAATGGCTAG
- the trpCF gene encoding bifunctional indole-3-glycerol-phosphate synthase TrpC/phosphoribosylanthranilate isomerase TrpF translates to MSTDNSNGLATVLDNIVHARKRHIDGIKSRIAHVDPASLPRSERSLYDSLARPGTRFIMECKSSSPSLGMIREHYEPGEIASIYSRYAAGISVLCEPERFGGDYDHLATVSATTHLPVLCKDFIIDPVQIHAARYFGADAILLMLSVLDDEEYASLSAEAERLGLDVLTEVIDEEEAARATKLGAKIFGINHRNLHDLSIDLERSGRLAPLAPKGALTVAESGIRDVQTVRELGCHSDGFLVGSHLTGHPDIDWAARMLVYGPNKVCGLTSRTAAQAARAVGAVYGGLIFEEPSPRNVSRETAKDIIVNEPGLRYVAVSRRTEGWDELVLPGIHAVQIHAPYQGSLDAERELISKVRATVRALDPEIEVWRAVSMSDPDGPAVARGLAGDVDKLVLDAKDGGSGTGFDWSTIPDAVRPHALLAGGLGPDNVEDALQVGCLGVDLNSGVEYPAEAGRWSGTKDSGALRTTFDRIRNFHY, encoded by the coding sequence TTGTCTACGGACAATTCTAACGGCTTGGCCACGGTCCTCGATAACATTGTCCACGCCCGAAAGCGTCACATTGACGGTATTAAGTCCCGGATCGCGCATGTCGACCCGGCGAGCCTTCCGCGGTCCGAGCGGTCCCTCTATGATTCGCTCGCCCGTCCCGGTACACGATTCATTATGGAGTGCAAATCTTCCTCGCCGTCGCTCGGTATGATTCGAGAGCATTACGAGCCGGGGGAGATCGCTTCCATCTACTCTCGATATGCCGCTGGCATTTCCGTTCTGTGCGAACCGGAGCGCTTCGGGGGAGACTACGACCATCTCGCCACCGTCTCCGCGACGACGCATCTTCCCGTGCTTTGCAAAGACTTCATCATCGATCCGGTGCAAATTCACGCCGCGCGATATTTCGGTGCCGATGCGATCCTGCTCATGCTCAGTGTTCTCGACGACGAGGAGTACGCCTCACTTTCCGCCGAGGCCGAGCGCCTGGGCCTCGATGTCCTCACCGAGGTCATTGACGAAGAGGAAGCCGCTAGGGCAACGAAGCTCGGCGCGAAGATCTTCGGCATCAACCACCGTAACCTGCATGACCTGAGCATCGATCTCGAGCGTTCCGGCCGCCTCGCGCCGCTCGCCCCGAAAGGCGCCCTCACCGTCGCCGAGTCGGGAATCCGCGATGTGCAGACAGTCCGCGAACTCGGCTGCCACTCCGACGGATTCCTCGTCGGATCGCACCTCACCGGGCACCCGGATATCGATTGGGCTGCGCGAATGCTGGTTTATGGCCCCAATAAAGTCTGCGGACTGACCTCCCGCACTGCTGCACAGGCCGCCCGTGCCGTCGGCGCAGTCTACGGCGGGCTCATCTTCGAAGAACCCAGCCCGCGCAATGTTTCACGTGAAACAGCGAAAGACATTATCGTCAACGAGCCCGGCCTCCGCTATGTCGCGGTCAGCCGCCGCACCGAGGGGTGGGACGAACTCGTCCTTCCGGGGATCCACGCAGTGCAAATCCACGCTCCGTACCAAGGTTCTCTCGACGCAGAGCGCGAACTCATCTCGAAGGTCCGAGCAACCGTCCGAGCCCTCGATCCGGAAATTGAGGTCTGGCGGGCCGTCTCCATGTCAGACCCCGACGGGCCGGCAGTGGCTCGGGGACTGGCAGGAGACGTCGATAAGCTAGTGCTCGACGCGAAAGACGGCGGGTCGGGGACCGGCTTCGACTGGTCCACGATTCCCGATGCTGTCCGCCCCCATGCGCTTCTTGCCGGGGGGCTGGGCCCAGATAATGTGGAGGATGCGCTGCAGGTTGGATGCCTAGGTGTGGACCTCAATTCCGGCGTCGAATACCCGGCCGAGGCAGGCCGATGGTCCGGCACCAAAGACTCCGGTGCGTTACGCACCACCTTCGACCGGATCAGAAATTTCCATTACTGA
- a CDS encoding Rieske (2Fe-2S) protein — MTEFSRPAPGPSCSRRTFLLGTATTFAGVFLAACGKAPSADVAATEVPVGSAVIVDNIIIAQPSEGQFVAYSTTCPHQGSPITEVDGDTVRCPSHGSTFDIATGEPVSGPATSGMTTVPVREEGGTIVAGDQ; from the coding sequence ATGACTGAGTTCTCCCGCCCCGCGCCCGGCCCCTCCTGCTCCCGCCGCACGTTCCTGCTCGGCACAGCGACGACTTTCGCCGGTGTTTTTCTCGCCGCCTGCGGCAAGGCCCCGTCCGCTGACGTCGCCGCGACGGAGGTTCCCGTGGGTAGCGCGGTGATCGTGGACAACATCATCATCGCCCAGCCCAGCGAGGGGCAGTTCGTCGCCTACTCCACCACGTGCCCCCACCAAGGCAGCCCTATCACGGAGGTCGACGGCGACACTGTCCGTTGCCCATCCCACGGCTCGACGTTCGATATCGCGACGGGCGAGCCCGTCTCCGGCCCGGCAACGAGCGGCATGACTACCGTCCCTGTCCGCGAGGAGGGCGGCACCATCGTCGCCGGCGATCAGTAA
- the trpD gene encoding anthranilate phosphoribosyltransferase: MASPSALDTLRVFLDNKQPTLEEATEAFVPLTVGDYDDVHIAALLATVRTRGETFADIAGAAKAFLAAGRPFPITGEGLMDTAGTGGDGKNTINITTAASLVAAAGGVKMIKCGNRSVSSKSGSADVLEALNIPLDLDPDRAVRQFEASNFTFLFAPAYNPAIAHVQPVRKSLGVPTLFNTLGPLLSPGRPEYQIMGIANPALGQTIAETMRELGRGRAMIVHGAGTDEIAVHGETLVWELDRAGDISRYTITPEDMGLPTYSLGELEGGDGKENAAAIRAIFDGTAPDAHRDAVAATAGAIFYLYGTDPTIAAGVDRAQKLLSDGTVAQWLSTHEGADYSG; the protein is encoded by the coding sequence ATGGCTAGCCCGTCCGCACTTGACACCCTACGGGTCTTCCTCGACAACAAGCAGCCGACTCTCGAGGAGGCGACCGAAGCATTCGTTCCCCTCACCGTGGGCGATTACGACGACGTCCATATCGCGGCATTGCTTGCCACAGTGCGCACACGTGGCGAGACCTTCGCCGATATCGCTGGCGCCGCGAAAGCCTTCTTGGCCGCCGGACGGCCATTTCCGATCACCGGCGAGGGTCTCATGGACACCGCGGGCACCGGCGGTGACGGCAAAAACACGATCAACATCACCACCGCTGCCTCCCTTGTCGCCGCCGCCGGGGGAGTGAAGATGATCAAATGCGGCAACCGTTCCGTGTCCTCCAAGTCCGGCTCCGCTGATGTGCTCGAGGCACTCAATATCCCCCTCGACCTCGACCCCGACCGTGCGGTGCGACAGTTCGAGGCGTCTAATTTCACTTTTCTCTTCGCTCCGGCTTACAACCCCGCCATCGCGCATGTCCAGCCGGTCCGCAAGTCCTTGGGCGTACCCACATTGTTCAATACCCTCGGCCCGCTGCTCTCCCCGGGCCGCCCGGAGTACCAGATCATGGGCATTGCCAATCCGGCCCTCGGACAGACCATCGCCGAGACGATGCGCGAACTCGGCCGCGGTCGCGCCATGATCGTGCACGGTGCCGGGACCGACGAGATCGCCGTCCACGGTGAGACCCTCGTCTGGGAGCTCGACCGCGCGGGCGATATCTCCCGCTACACCATCACGCCAGAAGACATGGGTCTTCCCACCTATTCTCTTGGGGAACTCGAAGGCGGCGACGGAAAGGAGAACGCCGCGGCGATCCGCGCCATTTTTGACGGCACCGCTCCCGATGCCCACCGCGATGCCGTCGCCGCTACTGCTGGCGCTATTTTCTACCTCTACGGCACCGATCCGACGATCGCCGCCGGAGTTGACCGCGCGCAGAAACTGCTTTCCGACGGCACCGTCGCCCAATGGCTCTCGACCCACGAGGGGGCCGATTACAGTGGCTAA
- a CDS encoding HNH endonuclease signature motif containing protein: protein MTAARPPEDRKPDSHPKNYPADSDNNTTSTNTDKKGARSEKQACFATENFDNADCRSALAIRQAQTEIFARYSEPGEGFCSTDHDREVVQVCTQTGMTKPQVDNAITAYMCLRNLPKLRALQLAHYRLDLERINAVANGLADLGPNVTDEVFAEFDDVLTALFTPEKMNQQLPTKKAITHRINSMIADFDSTAAYDEKKRKDREEKKQPFGPGEGEVSFSMPPSGSGEPGNAYMNVGGDKVEVAAMRAQLNSIAREHSVDQWEALRLLILGQVQPTSATIYGYAPMKNGLPDPSRAAFLPGFGWTTGAGTEAFHELADTIIDLEEYKDHAVAGYVAPDKIKAYVRGRDGTCVFPGCTRSAWSCQLDHRIPYDDGGQTTAANLYCLCAHHHNIKTDRRAFYVPDPVTGEIIWLFDDGTYARTEPSGFIGTQVSPTAPRWRASTSDIEHRKRKKANFLAKGHTLIDAYEAHLPRPTNDKADSGPESGSESAEPPPITYEETLEAIAELEKEFNLEFPFRPQPPEDQEEEESAKNGPENSPQNGAEKEPDDRPGTQAHRRLPEEPPF from the coding sequence ATGACTGCAGCGAGACCACCCGAAGATAGAAAGCCCGACAGCCACCCGAAGAATTATCCCGCTGATTCCGACAACAACACGACCAGCACGAACACCGATAAGAAAGGAGCCCGCTCTGAGAAGCAGGCATGCTTCGCCACCGAGAATTTCGACAACGCGGACTGCCGCTCGGCTCTGGCCATTCGCCAGGCGCAGACGGAGATATTCGCCCGCTATTCTGAGCCCGGTGAAGGGTTCTGCTCCACGGACCACGACCGCGAAGTCGTCCAGGTTTGCACTCAGACTGGCATGACGAAACCACAGGTGGACAACGCAATCACCGCGTATATGTGCCTGCGAAATCTGCCCAAGCTCCGCGCTCTTCAGCTCGCGCATTACCGTCTCGACCTCGAGCGCATCAACGCCGTCGCCAATGGCCTCGCCGACTTGGGCCCTAACGTGACGGACGAGGTCTTCGCCGAGTTCGACGACGTGCTCACGGCCCTGTTCACGCCGGAAAAGATGAACCAGCAGCTGCCCACCAAGAAGGCGATCACTCACCGGATCAATTCCATGATCGCGGACTTCGATTCCACGGCCGCGTACGACGAGAAGAAGCGCAAGGACCGCGAAGAGAAGAAGCAGCCTTTCGGCCCCGGTGAAGGCGAGGTTTCGTTCTCCATGCCACCGTCAGGATCCGGGGAACCGGGCAATGCGTACATGAACGTCGGTGGCGACAAGGTGGAAGTCGCCGCGATGCGCGCACAGCTCAACTCGATCGCTCGCGAGCACAGCGTCGACCAGTGGGAAGCACTGCGCCTCCTCATTCTCGGCCAGGTTCAGCCCACCTCGGCCACCATTTACGGCTACGCGCCGATGAAGAATGGCTTGCCCGACCCGTCCAGGGCCGCGTTCCTGCCGGGCTTCGGCTGGACCACTGGCGCAGGCACCGAGGCCTTCCACGAGCTGGCTGACACTATTATCGACCTCGAGGAATACAAGGACCACGCAGTCGCCGGTTATGTCGCGCCCGACAAGATCAAAGCCTACGTCCGCGGACGCGACGGTACCTGCGTCTTTCCCGGTTGCACGCGCTCCGCGTGGAGCTGCCAGCTCGATCACCGCATCCCGTACGACGACGGTGGCCAGACCACCGCCGCGAACCTCTACTGCCTCTGCGCGCACCACCACAACATCAAGACCGATCGCCGCGCGTTCTACGTCCCGGACCCAGTCACCGGCGAAATCATCTGGCTTTTCGACGACGGAACGTACGCCCGCACCGAACCTTCCGGTTTCATTGGCACCCAGGTCTCCCCGACCGCACCGCGCTGGCGCGCATCCACGTCCGACATCGAGCACCGGAAGCGCAAAAAGGCCAATTTTCTCGCAAAAGGGCACACGCTGATCGACGCCTACGAGGCCCACCTCCCCCGCCCCACCAACGACAAAGCTGATTCTGGCCCAGAATCTGGTTCCGAATCGGCAGAGCCCCCGCCCATCACGTACGAAGAGACCCTCGAAGCCATCGCCGAATTGGAGAAGGAATTCAATCTCGAGTTCCCCTTCCGACCCCAGCCACCCGAGGACCAGGAAGAAGAAGAATCGGCGAAAAATGGGCCAGAAAATAGTCCGCAAAATGGAGCAGAAAAGGAGCCGGACGATAGACCCGGAACCCAGGCCCACCGTCGACTCCCGGAGGAACCGCCGTTCTAG
- a CDS encoding SdpI family protein, translated as MTGVVIGVVFIVFALALLIPGLLAALGRLPGNNVVGLHVPEVRKDEEIWVQAHKVAGPYLILGGLALAFGSAFAFIADGWLWMGPVVLGAVAVAAVAAAGNQGARAARLFAEAKENEADADAAPAPQVDLGALRNAARRADDR; from the coding sequence ATGACTGGCGTGGTTATCGGTGTTGTCTTCATTGTCTTTGCGCTCGCGCTCTTGATCCCGGGATTGCTCGCTGCCCTTGGACGTTTGCCCGGCAACAACGTGGTAGGGCTGCACGTCCCGGAGGTGCGCAAGGACGAAGAGATCTGGGTCCAGGCTCACAAGGTCGCCGGGCCGTATTTAATTCTTGGCGGGCTGGCTCTCGCCTTCGGTTCCGCATTTGCATTCATCGCTGACGGCTGGCTGTGGATGGGCCCCGTGGTCCTCGGTGCCGTCGCGGTCGCTGCCGTCGCGGCGGCGGGTAACCAGGGTGCACGCGCGGCGCGACTCTTCGCGGAGGCGAAGGAGAACGAGGCTGACGCTGACGCCGCACCAGCCCCGCAGGTCGATCTCGGGGCGCTCCGAAACGCAGCCCGGCGGGCAGACGACAGGTAG
- the trpA gene encoding tryptophan synthase subunit alpha has protein sequence MSRFDTLFADLDTKNEGAFVPFVMLGDPSAEDAVDIISTLIDAGADALELGIPFSDPAADGPTIQKSHLRALDGGATVDKCLDQISEIRRRYPEVPIGMLVYANVPYVRGLEQFYADLHTSGADAVLIPDVPVREGAPFIEAATAAGIDPVYIAPAQARPEVLEGVAANSRGYIYAVSRDGVTGAERESQTKGLADVVSNISTYGGAPVLLGFGISTPQHVADAVAAGAAGAITGSAIAKIIDAHVEYSHPNPGTIRDKDALTAELREYVATMKQATIKP, from the coding sequence ATGTCCCGCTTTGACACCCTTTTCGCGGACCTCGACACCAAGAACGAAGGTGCATTCGTGCCTTTCGTCATGCTCGGAGACCCCTCCGCCGAAGATGCCGTCGACATCATCAGCACACTTATCGACGCCGGCGCCGACGCCCTCGAGCTAGGCATTCCCTTCTCCGATCCCGCAGCAGACGGCCCGACCATCCAGAAATCGCATTTGCGTGCGCTGGACGGGGGCGCGACCGTCGATAAGTGCTTGGACCAGATAAGCGAGATCCGCCGCCGCTACCCTGAGGTGCCGATCGGCATGCTGGTATATGCGAATGTCCCGTACGTCCGAGGACTGGAACAATTCTACGCTGACCTGCACACATCTGGCGCAGATGCCGTCCTGATTCCCGACGTGCCCGTTCGGGAAGGTGCCCCCTTCATCGAGGCCGCGACCGCCGCCGGCATCGACCCCGTCTACATCGCCCCCGCGCAGGCCCGCCCCGAGGTTCTCGAAGGTGTCGCCGCGAACTCCCGCGGCTACATCTACGCCGTCTCCCGCGACGGAGTCACCGGTGCCGAGCGCGAATCCCAGACGAAGGGGCTTGCCGACGTCGTCTCTAACATCTCCACCTACGGCGGCGCCCCGGTACTCCTCGGTTTCGGTATCTCCACCCCGCAGCACGTTGCCGACGCTGTCGCCGCTGGGGCCGCCGGTGCGATCACCGGCTCCGCCATCGCGAAGATCATCGACGCCCACGTCGAGTACTCTCACCCGAACCCGGGCACCATCCGCGATAAGGACGCCCTGACAGCGGAGCTTCGCGAGTACGTCGCCACCATGAAGCAGGCTACGATCAAGCCATGA
- a CDS encoding dicarboxylate/amino acid:cation symporter: protein MNTKTITRSLLFWIVVAIVLGICCSFFFPEWLARIFITFNGLFSNFLGFFVPVLIFALITPAIAGLGRGAGKWLGITAGIAYGSTVISGLIAWALSTALYPWLLGDQALVTDVEDVDAGGLSPFFEVEIPAPFEVMTALVLAFCLGLAMTAVKSETMYKVATDLEGAIMKVVTSFVIPLLPLFIFGIFLNLGMNENMGATMAAFGKVLLLSVIMTIVLLVIQYLIAGAVAGVNPLTALRNMLPAYFTALGTSSSAASIPVTLRSTLNNKVDENVAGFVVPLCATIHLSGSMMKIGLYAFAVIYMGGLDVSPGPSLGFILLLGIMMIAAPGVPGGAIMAATGLLASMLGFNDEMVALMIAAYIVVDSFGTAANVTGDGAIALVLNRFASGKIEGQKNDESKERDDATVA from the coding sequence ATGAACACCAAGACGATCACGAGGTCGCTGTTGTTCTGGATCGTCGTGGCCATCGTGCTCGGCATCTGCTGCAGCTTCTTCTTCCCAGAGTGGCTCGCCCGCATTTTCATCACGTTCAACGGGCTCTTCTCTAATTTCCTGGGCTTCTTTGTCCCGGTCCTTATCTTCGCGCTGATCACTCCCGCGATCGCCGGCCTCGGCCGCGGCGCGGGCAAGTGGCTGGGCATCACCGCGGGCATCGCCTACGGCTCGACCGTCATCTCCGGTCTCATCGCCTGGGCTCTCTCCACGGCTCTGTATCCGTGGCTGCTCGGCGACCAGGCTCTCGTCACTGATGTCGAGGACGTTGATGCTGGCGGCCTTTCCCCCTTCTTCGAGGTGGAGATCCCTGCCCCGTTCGAGGTGATGACGGCGCTCGTGCTCGCTTTCTGCCTCGGCCTGGCCATGACCGCGGTGAAGTCCGAGACCATGTACAAGGTCGCCACTGACCTTGAAGGTGCCATCATGAAGGTGGTCACCTCCTTCGTGATTCCCCTCCTGCCGCTGTTCATTTTCGGTATCTTCCTCAACCTCGGCATGAACGAGAACATGGGCGCCACCATGGCGGCATTCGGCAAGGTGCTTCTGCTTTCCGTGATCATGACGATCGTGCTGCTGGTCATCCAGTACCTGATCGCCGGAGCCGTCGCGGGAGTCAACCCGCTCACAGCCCTGCGCAATATGCTTCCCGCTTACTTCACCGCATTGGGCACGTCTTCGTCCGCCGCATCCATTCCGGTGACGTTGCGTTCTACGCTGAACAACAAGGTCGACGAGAATGTCGCGGGCTTCGTCGTTCCGCTCTGCGCGACGATTCACCTGTCCGGCTCCATGATGAAGATCGGCCTGTACGCCTTCGCCGTCATCTACATGGGCGGACTCGATGTGTCGCCGGGCCCCTCTCTCGGCTTCATTCTTCTACTGGGCATCATGATGATCGCCGCTCCGGGTGTCCCTGGTGGCGCGATCATGGCGGCGACCGGCCTGCTCGCCTCCATGCTCGGCTTCAACGACGAGATGGTCGCTCTCATGATCGCGGCCTACATCGTCGTCGACTCCTTCGGCACCGCGGCCAATGTCACGGGCGACGGCGCAATCGCGCTCGTGCTCAACCGCTTCGCGTCAGGCAAGATCGAAGGCCAGAAGAACGACGAGAGCAAGGAGCGTGACGACGCCACCGTCGCGTAG
- the trpB gene encoding tryptophan synthase subunit beta, translating to MTDSTDSRNGGRTILPAYFGEFGGQFVAESLLPALDQLEQAFVDAWNDEQFMTEYRGLLRDYLGRPTPLTEARNLTKGNDYARIFLKREDLVHGGAHKTNQVIGQALLATKMGKKRIIAETGAGQHGTATALACALMDLDCVIYMGAKDMERQAPNVYRMRLMGAEVIGVDSGSGTLKDAVNEALRDWTATFHESHYLLGTAAGPHPFPTLVREFHKVISEEAKAQLEERTGALPDVVVACVGGGSNAIGMFADFIDDESVELVGTEPGGEGMDSGMHGAAIAAGTVGILHGTKSYLMRNTDGQIEESYSISAGLDYPAVGPQHAHLAKSGRATYVPVTDGDALRAFQLLSRHEGIIPALESSHALAYALRRAEEAKETQSPTTILVSLSGRGDKDIAHVQQTLEEHPEYVLNISEEK from the coding sequence ATGACTGACTCCACAGACTCGCGCAACGGCGGACGCACAATCCTGCCGGCATACTTCGGTGAATTTGGCGGACAGTTCGTCGCTGAATCGCTTCTGCCGGCCCTCGACCAGCTTGAGCAGGCTTTCGTCGACGCGTGGAACGACGAGCAGTTCATGACCGAATACCGCGGTCTGCTCCGCGACTACCTTGGCCGCCCGACGCCACTGACTGAGGCGAGAAACCTCACCAAGGGCAACGATTACGCGCGGATCTTTCTCAAACGGGAAGATCTTGTTCACGGCGGCGCTCACAAGACCAACCAGGTGATCGGCCAAGCCTTGCTGGCTACGAAGATGGGGAAGAAGCGCATCATCGCAGAGACTGGCGCCGGCCAGCACGGCACTGCGACCGCCCTCGCGTGCGCACTCATGGATCTCGATTGCGTGATCTACATGGGCGCCAAGGACATGGAGCGCCAAGCACCGAATGTCTACCGCATGCGCCTCATGGGGGCGGAAGTCATCGGCGTTGACTCGGGATCCGGCACGCTCAAGGACGCCGTCAACGAGGCGCTGCGCGATTGGACCGCGACCTTCCACGAGTCTCATTACCTGCTCGGCACTGCCGCCGGCCCGCACCCGTTCCCGACGCTGGTGCGCGAGTTCCACAAGGTCATTTCAGAAGAGGCAAAGGCCCAGCTCGAGGAACGGACGGGTGCGCTTCCCGACGTCGTCGTCGCCTGCGTCGGCGGCGGCTCCAACGCCATCGGCATGTTCGCGGACTTCATCGACGACGAATCCGTGGAACTCGTCGGTACCGAACCGGGCGGCGAGGGCATGGACAGCGGCATGCACGGTGCCGCCATCGCCGCAGGTACCGTTGGCATTCTGCACGGCACGAAGTCCTACCTGATGCGCAACACAGACGGCCAGATCGAGGAATCCTACTCCATCTCCGCCGGCCTCGACTACCCGGCCGTCGGCCCGCAGCACGCGCACCTCGCCAAGTCCGGCCGCGCCACGTACGTCCCCGTCACCGACGGAGACGCTCTCCGCGCATTCCAGCTCTTGTCGCGCCACGAAGGCATCATTCCCGCCCTCGAATCCTCCCACGCCCTTGCGTACGCCCTGCGCCGCGCCGAGGAGGCCAAGGAGACACAGTCGCCGACCACCATTCTCGTCTCCCTGTCCGGGCGCGGCGACAAGGACATCGCCCACGTCCAGCAGACCCTCGAAGAGCACCCGGAGTACGTCCTGAATATCTCGGAGGAGAAATAA
- a CDS encoding anthranilate synthase component 1 → MSEFRPQVTHREVRYHADASSLFAAIGGTGMTDAVLLESADITTKSGLQSVAVLGASLRVTCNGPSVTVDVLNPDGEALADRLHDQLGEYATGERTFSFPPVDADDERERLTAPSPADVLRALTFDAGYTDTEHATLPMLVGGFAFDYLATFEELPDVAEGSNTYPDYQFILADIVLTIDHRASTARLTGVDGGRGDVDKRMRTFAALIDDAGDPAPRRSSAQGPLRVGTSTDDAAFRADVDKLKGHIYNGDIYQVVPARAFTAECPDAFAAYQCLRKTNPSPYMFYVRGLDRNGEPYELFGASPESNLKYDADSREVQLYPIAGTRPRGATHELDTRMELELRTDAKEIAEHTMLVDLARNDMARVAEPGTRQVRELLQVDRYSRVMHLVSRVTATLAADLDALDAYRASMNMGTLTGAPKLRATELLREHEGVRRGSYGGAVGYLRGNGDFDTCIVIRSAYVHGGVATVQAGAGVVRDSVPQAEADETLHKAYAVLNAIAMASGQEVEVNR, encoded by the coding sequence GTGAGCGAGTTCCGCCCGCAGGTCACGCACCGCGAGGTGCGCTACCACGCCGACGCGTCGAGCCTGTTTGCCGCAATCGGCGGCACCGGGATGACGGACGCGGTGCTGCTGGAGAGTGCCGACATCACCACGAAGTCCGGCCTTCAGTCGGTCGCCGTCCTCGGCGCCTCCCTGCGCGTCACGTGCAACGGCCCGTCGGTGACGGTAGACGTGCTTAACCCGGACGGGGAGGCGCTCGCGGACCGGCTCCACGACCAGCTCGGCGAGTACGCGACAGGGGAGCGCACCTTCAGCTTCCCGCCCGTGGACGCGGACGACGAACGCGAACGCCTCACTGCCCCGAGTCCCGCGGACGTGCTGCGCGCGCTCACCTTCGACGCCGGATACACCGACACCGAGCACGCGACACTTCCCATGCTCGTCGGTGGTTTCGCATTCGACTACCTCGCCACATTCGAGGAGCTGCCGGACGTTGCCGAAGGCTCCAACACATACCCCGACTACCAGTTCATTCTCGCGGACATCGTCCTCACGATCGACCACCGCGCCAGCACCGCCCGGCTGACAGGAGTGGACGGGGGCAGGGGAGACGTCGATAAGCGAATGCGCACGTTCGCCGCGCTTATCGACGACGCCGGGGACCCCGCCCCCCGACGCTCCTCCGCGCAAGGACCTTTGCGCGTGGGGACGAGCACGGACGACGCCGCGTTCCGCGCAGACGTGGACAAGCTCAAGGGCCATATCTATAACGGCGATATCTACCAGGTGGTGCCGGCACGCGCTTTCACGGCCGAATGCCCCGACGCATTCGCCGCGTACCAGTGCCTGCGCAAGACGAACCCGTCGCCGTACATGTTCTATGTGCGCGGCCTCGACCGAAACGGCGAGCCGTACGAGCTCTTTGGCGCCTCGCCCGAGTCCAACCTGAAGTACGACGCCGATTCCCGCGAGGTGCAGCTGTACCCGATCGCCGGCACCCGCCCGCGCGGCGCCACGCACGAGTTGGACACACGCATGGAACTCGAATTGCGCACTGACGCGAAGGAGATCGCGGAGCACACGATGCTGGTCGACCTCGCACGCAACGACATGGCGCGCGTCGCCGAGCCCGGTACCCGCCAGGTCCGCGAGCTGCTCCAGGTCGACCGCTACTCGCGCGTCATGCACCTCGTCTCCCGCGTGACCGCGACCCTTGCCGCCGACCTCGACGCACTCGACGCCTACCGCGCGTCGATGAATATGGGCACGCTGACCGGCGCTCCGAAGCTGCGGGCCACCGAGCTCCTCCGCGAGCACGAAGGCGTCCGCCGCGGCTCCTACGGCGGGGCAGTGGGGTACCTGCGCGGCAACGGCGACTTCGACACTTGCATTGTCATCCGCTCCGCCTATGTCCACGGGGGAGTGGCCACAGTTCAGGCTGGCGCCGGTGTCGTGCGCGATTCCGTTCCACAGGCAGAGGCCGACGAGACCCTGCACAAGGCATACGCCGTGCTCAACGCCATCGCGATGGCCTCCGGCCAGGAAGTGGAGGTCAACCGATGA